A window of the Acidobacteriota bacterium genome harbors these coding sequences:
- a CDS encoding DUF4351 domain-containing protein, whose translation MKNSPPKPVEPVKGAPDDQDSAWKELLDACLPDFLAFFFPEIAGAVDWTRHYEPLDKELARLKPELRGGKLYADKLYKVWLKDGQVKWLLIHIEVQGRALRGFARRVFDYHYRISAKHPGTEVVSLAVITETKRRVEARYAVSNWGCSLSFTFPCVQLANYHARWAELETSQNPFAVAVMAQLKALATRGDNQGRFAWKRQLVRSLYARGHQRRQIVALFKFMDWAMRLPAELEAEIKQEIHAIEEGRKMPYVTWIERMGRQEGLQEGLQQGLQQGLQQGLLISVMLQLEQRHGVLSAAARAKLQKLSAEQLRALVIAVPDFKTKAALLSWLKQNPPRQVAATPRNGKSTKKAGKKAGQ comes from the coding sequence ATGAAAAACAGCCCGCCCAAGCCAGTCGAACCCGTGAAAGGCGCGCCGGATGATCAGGACAGCGCCTGGAAGGAATTGTTGGACGCGTGTCTGCCCGACTTTTTGGCGTTCTTCTTCCCGGAAATCGCAGGCGCGGTGGATTGGACGCGACACTATGAACCGCTGGACAAGGAGTTGGCGCGACTCAAACCGGAGCTACGAGGCGGGAAGTTATATGCGGATAAGCTTTACAAAGTCTGGCTCAAGGATGGGCAGGTCAAATGGCTGCTGATTCATATCGAAGTGCAGGGCCGTGCGCTGCGTGGTTTTGCGCGGCGGGTCTTTGATTACCATTACCGTATCAGCGCCAAACATCCCGGCACCGAGGTCGTCAGTCTGGCCGTGATCACCGAGACAAAACGGCGTGTCGAAGCGCGCTATGCCGTCTCGAATTGGGGCTGCTCGTTGTCCTTTACGTTTCCGTGTGTGCAATTGGCCAATTACCATGCGCGCTGGGCGGAACTGGAAACCAGCCAGAATCCGTTTGCAGTTGCGGTCATGGCTCAGTTGAAAGCGTTGGCGACGCGCGGCGATAATCAGGGCCGCTTCGCGTGGAAGCGGCAATTGGTGCGGAGCTTGTATGCACGCGGCCACCAACGCCGCCAGATTGTGGCGCTGTTTAAGTTTATGGATTGGGCGATGCGCCTGCCGGCAGAGTTGGAAGCAGAAATCAAACAGGAAATCCATGCAATCGAGGAGGGTCGCAAGATGCCGTATGTCACTTGGATTGAACGAATGGGAAGACAGGAAGGTTTGCAGGAAGGTTTGCAACAGGGTTTGCAACAGGGCTTGCAACAGGGCTTGCTGATCTCTGTGATGTTGCAGCTTGAGCAACGCCACGGCGTGTTGAGCGCTGCCGCGCGCGCCAAACTGCAAAAACTTTCGGCAGAACAGTTACGCGCGCTGGTGATCGCGGTGCCCGACTTCAAAACCAAAGCTGCATTGCTGTCCTGGCTCAAGCAAAATCCACCCAGGCAGGTTGCCGCTACGCCCCGCAACGGTAAATCCACTAAGAAAGCAGGCAAGAAAGCAGGCCAATGA
- a CDS encoding DUF1501 domain-containing protein — MNNLTLNALQQIYRRTENPVSRRAWLRAAGLGFGSIGLTAMLAEEAQLFAATNPQSAIRNPQSDNPLAPRQPHFAPKAKRVIFLFMHGGPSSIDSFDPKERLIRDNGKPLPIKRPLAFADGKMGPLMKPLWDFKPGGQSGIPVSDLWPHVREVVDDLCMIRSMVGEGVDHGAALLQTFTGSSTFVRPSMGSWVVYGLGTENQNLPGFITIKPALSHGGAKNWSSAFLPGAFQGTAIGNSGLKVEEIQKEPIEYLLSKHLSGDEQRYELDMLQAINRRHQALHQQDPQLETRIQTFEMAFKMQSQAPEAFEVNKESDATKKLYGLDDPMTADFGWQCLLARRLAERDVRYIQCTHSYKWDQHSDLYNLHTKNSREVDKPIAGLIKDLKARGLLKDTLVIWAGEFGRTPVSESGDGRDHNPYGYTIWMAGGGVKPGFIYGATDDIGYHAVEDRMHIHDFHATVLHLLGFDHERLTYRYSGRDFRLTDVAGVVAHKIVA; from the coding sequence ATGAATAATTTGACGCTCAACGCGCTACAGCAAATTTATCGCCGTACTGAAAACCCCGTTTCGCGCCGCGCCTGGTTGCGCGCCGCTGGCTTAGGCTTCGGCTCAATCGGCCTAACGGCCATGCTGGCCGAAGAAGCGCAGCTTTTTGCCGCGACCAATCCGCAATCCGCAATCCGCAATCCGCAATCGGACAATCCGCTCGCCCCGCGTCAGCCGCATTTCGCACCGAAAGCCAAGCGCGTGATTTTCCTGTTCATGCATGGCGGCCCGTCTTCGATTGATTCGTTCGATCCCAAAGAACGGCTGATCCGCGACAACGGCAAACCGCTGCCGATCAAACGCCCGCTGGCCTTTGCCGATGGCAAGATGGGCCCGTTGATGAAACCGCTCTGGGATTTCAAACCGGGCGGCCAGAGCGGCATTCCCGTCAGTGACCTCTGGCCGCACGTGCGCGAGGTTGTAGATGATCTATGCATGATCCGCTCGATGGTTGGCGAGGGCGTAGACCACGGCGCAGCCCTGTTGCAAACCTTCACCGGCAGCTCGACCTTTGTGCGGCCCAGCATGGGGTCGTGGGTGGTGTACGGGCTGGGTACTGAAAATCAGAACCTGCCCGGCTTCATCACGATCAAACCGGCGCTTTCGCACGGTGGCGCAAAGAACTGGTCTTCGGCGTTCCTGCCCGGCGCGTTTCAGGGCACGGCGATTGGCAATTCGGGCTTAAAGGTCGAAGAGATTCAAAAAGAGCCGATTGAATATCTGTTGAGCAAACACCTGTCGGGCGATGAGCAGCGCTACGAATTGGACATGCTGCAAGCCATCAATCGCCGCCATCAGGCGCTGCACCAGCAAGACCCGCAACTCGAAACACGCATCCAAACCTTCGAGATGGCCTTCAAGATGCAGTCGCAAGCGCCCGAAGCCTTCGAGGTCAACAAAGAATCCGACGCGACCAAAAAGCTCTACGGTTTGGATGACCCCATGACCGCCGATTTCGGCTGGCAATGTTTGCTGGCGCGTCGTTTGGCCGAACGCGATGTGCGCTACATTCAATGCACGCACAGCTACAAATGGGATCAGCACAGCGATCTCTATAATCTGCACACCAAAAACTCGCGCGAAGTGGACAAGCCGATTGCCGGGCTGATCAAAGACCTCAAAGCACGCGGCCTCTTGAAAGACACACTCGTCATCTGGGCCGGTGAATTTGGCCGCACGCCGGTCAGCGAGAGCGGCGACGGGCGTGACCACAATCCTTACGGCTACACGATCTGGATGGCGGGCGGCGGCGTGAAACCGGGCTTTATTTACGGTGCGACCGACGACATTGGTTACCACGCGGTCGAAGATCGCATGCACATTCACGACTTCCACGCGACGGTGCTGCACCTGCTGGGTTTCGATCACGAACGGCTGACGTACCGGTACAGCGGACGCGATTTCAGATTGACCGATGTGGCGGGCGTGGTCGCACACAAGATCGTAGCCTGA
- a CDS encoding sigma-70 family RNA polymerase sigma factor, with translation MTAAHTLTQLLKDWNAGDQAALAQLAPCVDSELRRLAGAYMRQQQPDHILQTTALVNEAWVHLIEWREVSWQNRAHFFGLAAQVMRNILVDEARRCRAQKHGGAHLRVSLSDAANETIRNDPDLVALDDALNTLARFDERRSRIVELRFFVGLSVAETAEVLQVSPRTVAREWQLAQAWLYQELSSAYPEEGLNDEQP, from the coding sequence ATGACAGCGGCGCATACATTGACGCAATTACTCAAGGACTGGAATGCAGGCGATCAAGCCGCGCTCGCGCAGTTGGCTCCCTGCGTTGACAGCGAGTTGCGGCGCTTGGCGGGCGCATATATGCGGCAGCAACAGCCCGACCACATCTTGCAAACGACGGCGCTGGTTAATGAAGCGTGGGTGCATTTGATCGAATGGCGCGAAGTCTCCTGGCAAAACCGCGCGCATTTCTTTGGATTGGCCGCGCAAGTGATGCGCAACATCCTGGTGGACGAGGCGCGCCGCTGCCGGGCGCAAAAACACGGCGGCGCACACTTACGCGTTTCGCTCAGCGACGCGGCCAACGAAACCATTCGCAATGATCCCGATCTGGTGGCGCTCGATGATGCGCTCAACACCCTGGCGCGCTTCGACGAGCGTCGCAGCCGCATCGTCGAGTTGCGCTTTTTTGTCGGCCTCAGCGTCGCGGAAACCGCCGAAGTGTTGCAGGTCTCGCCGCGCACTGTCGCGCGCGAATGGCAGTTGGCGCAAGCCTGGCTTTATCAGGAACTCAGCAGCGCGTACCCAGAAGAGGGCTTGAACGATGAACAACCGTGA
- a CDS encoding protein kinase has protein sequence MNNREMTAGRWRQIEAVFDAALDLPTRERTNLLAAQEATLRREVEALLTARAQAEGFLCQPTMQLPAALAVNGHGQANEHVGPYRLIRELGRGGMGVVWLAARADGQFEQQVALKLVNSGAGNVEIKQRFHHERQILAGLNHPNIARLTDGGATEDGRPFFVMEYVAGAPLDEYCRARQLGVRERLQLFLPVCAAVQYAHQHLVIHRDLKPGNIFVTDDGAPKLLDFGIAKLLQPDLTQAQNTLSGAQPMTPAYASPEQVRGEKLTTASDVYSLGVVLYELLTGRSPYRLQSTTFGELTRAICEQEPLKPSEGMKDEGGGMKNKTHPSALILHPSVLRGDLDSIVLMALRKEPAARYGSVEQLAEDLRRYLAGLPTLARRGTFGYRALKYARRNRVPLAAAALVVLALLGGLGATLRQARIALAAQARAEREQARADTQRQRAEHALDTAEERRQQAEAARGEAEQQRTEAEAQRAQANEQRALADSQRVRAETQELSNRRLLYTSRMGLAQQAWDEANVGRMHDLLNPYLPQAGAPEFRGFEWYYLWKLSHQEEQTLPFPSQMNNNDSVAFSADGKQLLTVVLKRERAPAAVVTEVLFREAATGQVRQQLSLPPASITALTRDRNTLALALHNGKEISLVSLPAGKELSKLAGLQSGLSCLDFTPDGKQMVAGFFDGSIRLLDVATGREVYQVKQHTQRVFTVAVAPDGQKFVSGGDDRTVRLWALAAGKELFTLGQRLNFPNNSLFSPDGRVVVVSGSGLTTAWEVASGKELARLKNKGRRMVFTPDSRTLIIGGEDAERQSEITFLDTASWQDMAVLRGHGNWILSLALTPDGKQLASGSSDRTVKLWDLNRAREASFIDDYARKWGGFKQAVLTPDGKRLLIGQGDQSATVWEVATRKEIMTLRGHTPLPAYRDFGFAIAVSADGQWYATGGSVDAQVKIWEAATGKELKSFKAAGPIESLSFSPDGSTLAAGCVNQVQLWEVSSGKALATLSGQRGRINALSFSPDGKTLFGASADSTVRAWEVSTGQLRKEYRCGDSAILSFALARAGRFFVTGSTDATARLWEVQTGREVFVFKGHSAPVCAVAFSPDGHRLATGSQDKTVRLWDVTTGEELITLKGHRGWLANNALGFSPDGGLLFTADHSRMVKFWRAATEPEVVARRR, from the coding sequence ATGAACAACCGTGAAATGACTGCCGGACGTTGGCGCCAGATCGAAGCCGTTTTTGACGCCGCGCTCGACTTACCCACACGCGAGCGCACCAACCTGTTGGCCGCGCAAGAAGCCACGTTGCGGCGCGAAGTCGAAGCCTTGCTGACTGCGCGCGCTCAGGCCGAGGGCTTTCTCTGTCAGCCCACCATGCAATTGCCCGCAGCCCTTGCCGTCAACGGCCACGGACAAGCCAATGAACATGTCGGCCCCTACCGGCTCATCCGTGAACTGGGGCGCGGCGGGATGGGTGTGGTCTGGCTGGCCGCGCGCGCCGACGGGCAGTTCGAGCAACAGGTCGCGCTCAAACTCGTCAATTCCGGCGCGGGCAACGTCGAGATCAAGCAGCGCTTCCACCACGAACGCCAGATTTTGGCCGGACTGAATCACCCCAACATCGCGCGCTTGACCGATGGCGGCGCGACTGAGGACGGGCGGCCCTTCTTCGTGATGGAATACGTCGCGGGCGCGCCGCTCGACGAGTATTGCCGCGCGCGCCAACTCGGCGTGCGTGAACGGCTGCAACTGTTTTTGCCGGTCTGTGCGGCGGTGCAATACGCGCATCAACATCTGGTCATTCACCGCGATCTCAAACCGGGCAACATTTTCGTCACCGATGACGGCGCGCCGAAGCTGTTGGATTTCGGTATCGCCAAACTCTTGCAACCCGACCTGACGCAAGCGCAGAACACGCTGTCGGGCGCGCAACCGATGACGCCTGCTTACGCCAGCCCCGAACAGGTGCGCGGCGAGAAGCTCACCACCGCCAGCGACGTTTACTCGCTCGGCGTCGTGCTTTACGAATTGCTGACCGGACGCAGCCCGTATCGTTTGCAAAGCACGACCTTCGGCGAATTGACGCGCGCCATTTGTGAGCAGGAGCCGCTCAAACCGAGCGAAGGGATGAAGGATGAGGGCGGAGGGATGAAGAATAAAACTCATCCCTCCGCCCTCATCCTTCATCCCTCTGTCCTGCGCGGCGATCTTGACAGCATCGTGCTGATGGCGCTGCGCAAAGAACCGGCGGCGCGTTACGGTTCGGTCGAACAACTGGCCGAAGACCTCCGGCGTTATCTCGCCGGGTTGCCGACGCTGGCGCGGCGCGGCACCTTTGGCTATCGCGCACTCAAATACGCGCGCCGCAATCGCGTGCCGCTCGCCGCCGCCGCGCTGGTCGTGCTCGCGTTGCTCGGCGGCCTTGGCGCGACGCTGCGGCAAGCGCGCATCGCCCTGGCCGCGCAAGCGCGCGCTGAACGCGAACAGGCCCGCGCCGATACGCAACGCCAACGCGCCGAGCACGCGCTGGACACGGCGGAAGAGCGCCGCCAGCAAGCCGAAGCTGCGCGCGGCGAGGCCGAGCAGCAACGCACTGAGGCCGAAGCGCAACGCGCACAGGCCAATGAACAGCGCGCCTTGGCCGACAGTCAGCGCGTGCGCGCCGAGACGCAAGAGTTGTCGAACCGCCGCCTGCTTTACACCTCGCGCATGGGCTTGGCGCAACAAGCCTGGGATGAAGCCAACGTCGGGCGGATGCACGATCTGCTCAACCCCTATCTGCCGCAGGCGGGCGCGCCGGAGTTTCGCGGCTTCGAGTGGTACTACCTGTGGAAGCTGAGTCATCAGGAAGAGCAAACGTTGCCGTTTCCGTCTCAAATGAACAACAACGATAGCGTGGCCTTTTCCGCCGATGGCAAACAACTGCTGACGGTCGTGCTGAAACGCGAGCGAGCGCCAGCGGCGGTGGTGACGGAAGTGTTGTTCCGCGAGGCGGCGACCGGGCAGGTGCGGCAGCAACTCAGTTTGCCTCCCGCCTCGATCACTGCACTGACGCGTGATCGAAACACGTTGGCACTAGCGCTCCACAATGGCAAAGAGATCAGCCTGGTGTCGCTGCCCGCTGGAAAAGAATTGAGCAAGCTCGCCGGATTGCAAAGCGGCCTCAGTTGCCTGGACTTCACCCCGGACGGCAAACAGATGGTCGCGGGGTTTTTCGATGGCTCGATTCGTCTGCTTGATGTGGCGACAGGGCGAGAAGTTTACCAAGTCAAACAGCATACGCAGCGCGTCTTTACTGTAGCGGTCGCGCCGGATGGGCAAAAGTTTGTCTCAGGCGGTGATGATCGAACCGTGCGGCTGTGGGCGCTGGCTGCGGGGAAAGAGTTATTCACCCTCGGCCAACGGCTGAACTTTCCGAATAATTCACTCTTTTCTCCCGATGGCCGGGTCGTGGTGGTATCGGGCAGCGGCTTGACGACCGCGTGGGAAGTCGCCAGCGGCAAGGAACTCGCGCGACTCAAGAACAAAGGCCGGCGCATGGTCTTCACGCCCGACAGCCGCACGCTGATCATCGGCGGCGAAGACGCGGAGCGGCAGTCGGAGATCACTTTTTTAGACACAGCCTCGTGGCAGGATATGGCCGTGCTGCGCGGGCACGGCAACTGGATTCTTTCATTGGCGCTGACTCCCGATGGTAAGCAGCTTGCTTCCGGCAGCAGTGATCGAACGGTCAAGCTCTGGGACTTGAACCGCGCACGCGAAGCCTCGTTCATTGATGACTACGCCAGAAAATGGGGCGGCTTCAAACAGGCTGTCCTGACGCCTGATGGGAAGAGATTGTTGATTGGGCAGGGAGATCAATCAGCAACTGTCTGGGAGGTCGCTACGCGGAAAGAAATCATGACGCTACGAGGGCACACACCACTGCCAGCTTACCGTGATTTCGGGTTTGCCATCGCGGTTTCAGCCGATGGTCAGTGGTATGCGACGGGCGGCAGCGTGGACGCCCAAGTAAAGATTTGGGAAGCGGCGACAGGAAAGGAACTCAAGAGCTTCAAAGCTGCTGGGCCGATTGAGTCGTTGAGCTTCTCGCCGGATGGCAGCACGCTGGCGGCAGGCTGTGTTAATCAGGTGCAACTGTGGGAAGTGAGCAGTGGCAAGGCGCTGGCAACGCTCTCCGGTCAGCGTGGCAGAATCAACGCACTCAGTTTTTCGCCGGACGGAAAGACTCTCTTCGGCGCCAGTGCGGACAGCACGGTCAGAGCCTGGGAAGTCTCGACCGGCCAACTGCGCAAGGAATATCGCTGTGGCGATTCAGCCATCCTGTCTTTTGCACTCGCGCGCGCTGGCCGCTTTTTCGTAACGGGAAGCACTGATGCGACAGCCCGCCTGTGGGAGGTGCAGACCGGACGAGAGGTGTTTGTGTTCAAGGGCCATTCGGCGCCCGTCTGCGCGGTGGCTTTTTCGCCGGACGGCCACAGATTGGCGACGGGTAGCCAGGACAAGACGGTCAGGCTTTGGGATGTGACGACCGGCGAAGAGTTGATCACCCTGAAAGGACACAGGGGCTGGCTCGCCAACAACGCCCTCGGTTTTTCGCCGGATGGCGGACTGCTGTTTACGGCTGATCACTCAAGGATGGTGAAATTTTGGCGCGCGGCGACGGAGCCGGAAGTGGTGGCGCGGCGGCGGTGA